One Pirellulales bacterium DNA segment encodes these proteins:
- the dapF gene encoding diaminopimelate epimerase: MRFTKMHGIGNDYVYVNCFAQPMPADPAALAKKIADRHFGVGGDGLILICPSDKADARMRMFNADGSEAEMCGNGVRCVAKYVYDHGIAKKPTLKIETGRGVLTLNLEAAGGKVAKVRVDMGEPILEAAKIPVELGGASASDSVIDYDLDLALDQLFAGWKIVQREHPMRAAMFPRADQPKPIRYPGIKEEDMPLPKDPWTAICELDRRITCVSMGNPHVVLYCRNVSEVPLEKVGHFLEQAMIFPKKANIHFVELKSPFELTMRTWERGSGITLACGTGASAVCVAGVLTGRTGRKILAHLPGGDLELEWNETDNHVYMTGPATEVFSGEWPE, translated from the coding sequence ATGCGCTTCACCAAGATGCACGGCATTGGCAACGATTATGTGTATGTCAATTGCTTTGCGCAACCGATGCCCGCCGATCCCGCAGCCTTGGCCAAAAAAATTGCCGACCGGCATTTCGGTGTGGGTGGCGATGGGCTGATTTTGATTTGCCCGTCCGACAAAGCCGACGCCCGGATGCGGATGTTCAATGCCGACGGCAGCGAGGCCGAAATGTGCGGCAACGGCGTCCGCTGCGTGGCCAAGTACGTGTACGATCACGGCATTGCCAAGAAGCCGACGCTCAAAATCGAAACCGGCCGTGGCGTGTTGACGCTGAATCTAGAAGCGGCTGGCGGCAAAGTGGCAAAAGTACGCGTGGATATGGGCGAACCGATTTTGGAAGCCGCGAAGATACCAGTAGAGCTGGGAGGAGCGTCCGCTAGCGATTCTGTTATTGACTATGACCTCGATCTCGCATTGGACCAACTTTTTGCGGGCTGGAAAATCGTTCAGCGAGAACATCCCATGCGGGCCGCTATGTTCCCGCGCGCGGACCAGCCCAAGCCGATCCGTTACCCGGGGATCAAAGAAGAAGACATGCCTTTGCCAAAGGACCCTTGGACTGCAATATGTGAACTTGACCGCCGAATCACTTGTGTTTCGATGGGAAATCCGCATGTTGTCTTGTATTGCAGAAATGTCTCCGAAGTTCCGTTGGAGAAAGTTGGGCATTTTTTGGAACAGGCGATGATTTTTCCCAAAAAAGCCAACATCCATTTTGTCGAGTTGAAATCTCCTTTTGAACTCACCATGCGAACTTGGGAGCGGGGCAGTGGAATTACGCTGGCTTGCGGCACCGGAGCCAGTGCTGTCTGTGTGGCGGGCGTGCTTACCGGCCGCACCGGGCGGAAAATTTTGGCCCATTTGCCCGGCGGCGACTTGGAATTGGAGTGGAACGAAACCGACAATCATGTTTATATGACGGGCCCCGCCACGGAAGTCTTCAGCGGCGAGTGGCCGGAGTGA